The Tenebrio molitor chromosome 5, icTenMoli1.1, whole genome shotgun sequence genome has a segment encoding these proteins:
- the LOC138131691 gene encoding osteopetrosis-associated transmembrane protein 1 isoform X2, with product MWILSILVLTHLLLNMSVVNSEENCTLLKDSFANSTAEFISCAIYNSRPITMCENCVQQYINILEDYNNMKKILDNETYCIDKFINLDRLQIIQTLYSSSYNLWNDAKCYECYKFENGTLTPNKSIQTTTFNKYHEKYTHCINQRTINDTTICKTCMEDYLNLDNYYTSISNENEKIGVCMDIVDMNTTRLFWSLKCCKYRKHEEHIFIASTVTVLLVTLLFYVIVQFCSVKKTPTILQQRRFAESLNQPNNEM from the exons ATGTGGATCCTTTCAATTCTTGTTTTGACACATTTGTTATT AAATATGTCAGTAGTAAACTCAGAGGAAAACTGTACGTTGCTTAAAGACAGTTTTGCAAATTCAACCGCGGAATTTATTTCATGTGCTATTTATAATTCACGACCTATAACAATGTGTGAAAATTGTGTACAACAATACATTAATATATTGGAAGATTATAATAACATGAAAAAG ATTTTAGATAATGAAACATATTGCattgataaatttataaatttagatCGATTACAAATCATTCAAACATTATATAGTAGCAGTTATAATTTGTGGAATGATGCAAAGTGTTATG AatgttacaaatttgaaaatgggACCTTAACACCAAATAAATCAATACAAACAAcaacatttaataaataccATGAAAAATACACACATTGCATTAATCAAAGGACTATAAATGATACTACCATCTGCAAGACTTGTATGGaagattatttaaatttagataATTATTACACTAGTATTagtaatgaaaatgaaaaaattggaGTGTGCATGGATATTGTAGAT ATGAATACAACCCGATTATTTTGGAGCCTGAAATGTTGTAAATATCGTAAACATGAGGAACATATATTTATAGCTTCAACAGTGACTGTTTTGTTAGTGACTCTTCTGTTCTATGTAATAGTGCAATTTTGTTCTGTGAAAAAGACACCAACAATATTGCAAC aaaggAGATTTGCTGAATCTTTGAATCAACCCAATAATGAAATgtga
- the LOC138131691 gene encoding osteopetrosis-associated transmembrane protein 1 isoform X1 — protein MWILSILVLTHLLLNMSVVNSEENCTLLKDSFANSTAEFISCAIYNSRPITMCENCVQQYINILEDYNNMKKILDNETYCIDKFINLDRLQIIQTLYSSSYNLWNDAKCYECYKFENGTLTPNKSIQTTTFNKYHEKYTHCINQRTINDTTICKTCMEDYLNLDNYYTSISNENEKIGVCMDIVDVMNTTRLFWSLKCCKYRKHEEHIFIASTVTVLLVTLLFYVIVQFCSVKKTPTILQQRRFAESLNQPNNEM, from the exons ATGTGGATCCTTTCAATTCTTGTTTTGACACATTTGTTATT AAATATGTCAGTAGTAAACTCAGAGGAAAACTGTACGTTGCTTAAAGACAGTTTTGCAAATTCAACCGCGGAATTTATTTCATGTGCTATTTATAATTCACGACCTATAACAATGTGTGAAAATTGTGTACAACAATACATTAATATATTGGAAGATTATAATAACATGAAAAAG ATTTTAGATAATGAAACATATTGCattgataaatttataaatttagatCGATTACAAATCATTCAAACATTATATAGTAGCAGTTATAATTTGTGGAATGATGCAAAGTGTTATG AatgttacaaatttgaaaatgggACCTTAACACCAAATAAATCAATACAAACAAcaacatttaataaataccATGAAAAATACACACATTGCATTAATCAAAGGACTATAAATGATACTACCATCTGCAAGACTTGTATGGaagattatttaaatttagataATTATTACACTAGTATTagtaatgaaaatgaaaaaattggaGTGTGCATGGATATTGTAGATGTG ATGAATACAACCCGATTATTTTGGAGCCTGAAATGTTGTAAATATCGTAAACATGAGGAACATATATTTATAGCTTCAACAGTGACTGTTTTGTTAGTGACTCTTCTGTTCTATGTAATAGTGCAATTTTGTTCTGTGAAAAAGACACCAACAATATTGCAAC aaaggAGATTTGCTGAATCTTTGAATCAACCCAATAATGAAATgtga